In Corylus avellana chromosome ca8, CavTom2PMs-1.0, the genomic stretch TTGCTACTTTCTGAACATTAAGCACACgaagaaatttgaatttcttttggaCCCACTTCAAGCTAACAGTACCATCATCCACAAAGAAGAACAAAGAACGGGCGCTTGTAGGGATAGAGGGGTTGTCAGTAATGTATTGCTTAGCATTGTTAACTTGGATGGATAGCCTGCGGCAATTGTTCGGTAACGAACGGTTATATGAATGAACTGCAAAAAACATCTCTTCTGCACTCTCCTTAATGCAAAATTCTCGCAAAAGATCATGGATACGGCATGTCCTTACTCCTCCATCTGACCTCCTCCTAGCCActtggatcaagcttcgatcAATGAGCTCCTCCAAGTAGATTTCAGCAACATCCTCCGGATATCTATGGTCATTGTGTTCTATAAAACCCTCCGCTACCCATAAGTGCATCAAGAACTTTACAGGGATCTCGAAGTCTTCTGGGTAcacaccaaaatacaaaaagcatTGTTTCAAGCGTCGGGGCAGATCCGTGTAGCTTAAGGATAATACTTTCTGGCACATATCAGTATCCAAACTAGTTACATGATCAACATATTTCGACCATATGTGGAATGACTTCTCCCTCTTTGCTAAAAGGCCCGCGAGTACCACAATTGAAAGGGGTAATCCCTTACAACCTTCTGCGATTTGTCTCCCTGGAATTACTAATTCAGGAGGACAAACTCCATTTCGAAACACCTTTTTCTTCAAGAGTTCCCAGCTGTCATCTTGATTAAGAAGTGGGAGAGGGTAGGGACGAAGATCGCTTGCAAGTAAAGCCACTTCTCTATTTCGGCTAGTGATCAATATTCTGCTTCCATTAAAGCAATTAGGAAAAATAGATTTTACCTTATCCCATACTTCAGTTCTCCAGATGTCGTCCATCACTATTAGGtatctcttttctttcaaatgttCGAGCAACGTCTTCTTTAACCCATCGACACTCTTGTCTGAGTTCTTTTCAAGTTTAATTCTCAACTCCTTTACAATTTCAAGCAACAGCTCCATAATTCTGAAATCTTGAGATACAGTCACCCATACATAGGAGTCAAAGTGCCCCTTGACACTAAGtttattgtatatttttctGGCAAGAGTGGTTTTGCCCAACCCGCCCATTCCGATGATTGAAATGACATCGAGTTTAGGATCCCCTTTAGTAAGTTGGTCCACCAATGTCGTTGAGTCATGATCGAAACCCACCACGTCATCTTCCTCGACTTCTCTCCTAAGTCTCTGCATGGCCTCTTCCTCGAATGCATTTACAGTAGCTTCATCTCGTTCAATGCCGTACATTTCCTTATTGTTGTTGTAGATTTCTTCGATTCTTTTTTTGATGTCCACAATCTTACTTCCAACGTTTCGAAGCATCATTGCGTGAGCAGGGGCATGAAGTATCCTCCTTATCACGCACTTCCTCCTGTATTCCGCGACCTTGACGATGAAATCGTCGATAATATCCTCAGCCTCGTTAGCCACTTTCTTGATTTGCCGGACTACCACCCTCACTATTTCATCGTTCCGTTTTCCTTCTGACTTCTTCAGGAAGCTATTTATAAAATCGAGGTCCCCACTAAGTGAATTGACTGTATCCTCCACTCCAGCAAGGAACTTTGCTTCGTCTCTGAGTAGACCGGCCAAGGACTCTATGAGGCCAGTGACAACGTTGTCGAGTATAGAGCCCATATTTGCTTATCTTCGCTCCCTTAAAATCTCTTACAAACCCACAAGTTTGTGTTTTTCCCGGGCCTAGAAGGCGAGTGAAGGATGAAAGGAAAGAGATCCACAATCGGTAAAAGACGATGAGTTTGTGAATCTTCTAGAGGTCAGGGTGGTAGTGATATAAGAAGAGAAGGATATGAGGAAAGAAAAGGATGAGAGGAAATAGAGCCCCCGTCCCCAGAGTTGAGAAGCTAGGCAAGGCTGTTCACGTTGTGATCTTGGGGACTCGGGCCTCGGAATGGTGGTGGGTAGGAAAAGGGAAGATGGTAGGAATTGCAAGAGTTattgtagaaaaaaataaatcgcagagcatctctttcttttttttcttttgtgaaggAATTGACAAGTGACAAATGCATGTGACATGAAATAATTCATTGTTCTCTCGGTCAGCAAAGACGTATGGAAATTTCACAGAAAAGATAACAATTAATGCAGACGAGCTTGTATCCCGTGCATTGCACggattgtttttaaaaatgataggacagaaaaataataataataattagtggatgtataaatgacaaaaaaagaaaagaaaaaaaaaaaagcattgagagagaagtttatttaaaatactAATTTCCTTCTCCccattcaattaattaattggctacccaaaataaaaaactttcattaaatcatggttaaaaaataaatgaattatatcGTTTATCNNNNNNNNNNNNNNNNNNNNNNNNNNNNNNNNNNNNNNNNNNNNNNNNNNNNNNNNNNNNNNNNNNNNNNNNNNNNNNNNNNNNNNNNNNNNNNNNNNNNATCCTCAATGACCGTTAATTTTGTGGATTAGGAttccttttaatttctttaaaattgtaaattctcaaattatataatttaggTTGTTTTTAGGTATCAAAACACTcgaaaaatgctatatattaaaaatatggcaTGTTATCGaagtaactaaaaaaaattttcctttcaaaatgcttcatcttcactttttcttcataaaatcaaaagatagtTTTTtactcaaagtttttttttataacatagaGAACAAAAATCTCATGAAATATACTAAATTTTCAACTGTAacataccacatttttaataagctGCATTTTCCAATCAGTTCGATGcataaaaatgaccaaaattacgtaatttaataatttactatttctttaaaattgtagggaTCCTAATCACAGTTTTGCATACCTCCAAAGATGAAAACAGctaaaagtgataaaagcaggacacaaaaaataatggaaaataatATTCGTTAAGATTATGGGGGACTATATATGCATTAGCCATTATGTGGAGGCTGGAGCAAAAATTCCTTGCGTTCCTCGATCAACTGGGCAACCAAAGAACGCCCTCATTCATGCATCCTTCCAGCATTATTGCAACAAGGAAAGTGTAGGGCCCTATATATAGCGAAAGTGGTCGGCCTCTTTCTCCTCCCTAATTGCCTGTGCAAGATCTAGTGtagttttttatattatcttgTCATTAATTACATTTTACTTAGGCCCCTCGAAGTTGACTTCCTGGCACTGGCTCCGTGGCTCGCACTAATATCTCTTTAGACAAACATCAAAATTTTAGTATTATTGACCCACTACCAAGTCTTTCTTTATACACTTATCCCGAAAAGTCCTTAACGCGTGCAACTCGGCCGGCCATTGAGCATGAAAAGCAGAAGCTACCCAAAATGCATATCTTTTATTTATCAAGAATGGGTCTTATAATTATACTGTGAAAGGGGTGTGGTGGTGGAAGCAACTTTCTtgaacctctaaaatactttatcaaaaaattaacaaacacagTCAGTGTACATATCTTTCCAAAATCAGTGACGTGAACAATCGTGTTTTCTGAAATTCACGTGTTTTGGGAGATATTGACTAGTGGTTAGAAATTTAGTTAGAACATCTGCTAATATTAATTAACACATTATTAATTTACACTTTTTTATCTTATATTTGGTTGTCTTATACATAATCATAGATTTTTTTAAGAGAACATTTTTAAAGCTCAAAAGATGAAGCTCAAGAGACTACATCAGGATTCAGTTCAAAAAGAACCGAAAGATCTGGTTCCTTATAACGTGagcacaaaataataaatttactttttatttggattattttatcctcatgttaaaaaaaaaaaaaaaaaaaaaaatccaattcccTATAACAAGAGAGtaaattgttttaattattttgtcgTCATGTTATAAGGAAAAAGAACGCGACAGATTATGGTGCACAAGATTGAACTTTTCACCTACGGTTCCAAACAGACTATGCGTACaatttttgtgtgtgttggCTCACTatcttcttaaaaaataaaatcgatCGTTTGATCGGCCATTTGCAAACTCTAATGTGGCCCACCAGTGATTAATTTTCAACTCGAACCTTGATCAGTAGGTACTAAGAGCCTTGTTTGTGGTAAATtgtgtttctgtttttattgtTTAGAAGTGTTTtcgaaaacaaaaatattgttttttttttgttcgaaaAACGTTTGACAATTTGTTTTCAAAACTGGTttctgaaaacataaaacaatgCCAAGGCATTTGgacaattattttcaaaacatttataTGATCTTAAGAGTATTCATattggtttatgtatatttttatgtaaaatgactaatcaaaaaatactttatctagtttaactaaGGAGTTTTAAAAGACATTATACAtccaattcttttctttttttttttaattttattattattattttttatctatatcatttaaatttatttattttttatatggattgtattttttttttcttctaaaaatcctatttttcaactttttgaaaaaaagaaaaaagatgtggATATagaaataatatgagaaaattttgagaaaaaagagatgtgaaagagaaatagtaggagaaaatgtTGGCAAAAGAGAAATGTGGAGaaagaaatagtatattaatgagatgaatGTGTGAGCAGTACCCGCTACATGTAGCGGTGCACTGTTtacaaatgcaacaaaaatgtAGTCTTTTAATAATCAGCAAAATGAAGCTGTACGTGTTGTTGGCTTTTAAGTTATGTTATTCTTGATCCAAAGAGCTATAACGCACTCTgtttattattgaaaattttgactcTGTACTCTACAGTCATGGCGAGATCTGAAAAAATGCTTGGAGCCACCGCTAAAGCATGAGAAAAAAAGACTGAAATAAAGACCGACCAATAAACTCCGGCGTCGTCGTTGATACTGTCGTTACTGTAAAATAATGTGCACTTGTCAAGGTGAATTCGTCTGGgacaaattcatttttattcatctattattaaattttgataaaaataatttttgaaaaaatattaactcttgacgataaaaaaaaaaaaatgtaatgaagaattatttaaaaaatatcgGGTAAAATACACAGacttcctcaaactaccactcaattgtcAATCTTtctctttaaacttttaattgtgacaatgtctcccccaaactatcaaaatattgtcaatgtcccctttaaggctagcaaaaagataaaaatgcccatatgtatttttcaataagacaaaaatacccctataaattcaaaaaacaaataaaaaattatttaaaaaaatgaaaattttaatttagatttttttttataattattttttaaacgaaaatttttaatttcttttgccGTTCTAACTCCATGGCTCAGCTGGGCCCGCCACCccatatttgtttattattctattttaattttttattatttaattttatatttttttaaaaaaagttatatagcattttattattttattattagtaaaaTATGTGGCTTGTTGTCTACTCATGGATGAAATTAGACCGCCAAGATGttttaattttagaaactaaaattctcaCAAAATTAGACTGCCAAAATATTCTAATTTCAAAAACTGAAATTCCCAAGAATCCAAGTGCTATTATTGACCCAGACCCAGACCCACCAAGTCTTTATTTATACACTTATCCCGAAAAGTCCTCAATGCTTACAACTCGGCCGGCCATTGAACATGAAAGGCAGAAGCCAGCCAAAATGCATATCTTTTATTTATAAGTATTGGGAAAGGGATGTGGTGGAAGCAACTTTCATCATCCTCTAGaatactttcacttttttagcCTATTGGCTGTTGGGAAGTGTCCAATATGTGATTGCTGGGTGTTTTTCCAATGCAGGTATTACATATTCAGGAATCGGTCTTTCGTTGTTGAAGCAACGTGGAAATGAccagaagaaaaaggaagcaacCCTTTTCCTACCCACCATCCCGAGTCCcccatcaataaaaaaaaaaaagggtattctGTAAATGTCTTTCCAAGATTGCAACTCTGCCTTCTGAACTATGGGGGACTAGGGGTCTGCTTCCTCTCGTCcgtttctttctcttcttacCACTACCGGCCACCCTAACCAATAAGATTCCCAAAATCGAAATTTAAACAATCAACTTTTAGCTATTGTGGATCTCGTTCCTTTCATCCTTCCTTCCCTTCTTTCCTCTCCCTCCCCTCGATCGCCACCACACTCAAGGGGAAAAAACACAAGTTTGTGAGTTTGTAAAAGAGATAAGCAAATATGGCCGACAGTGTTGTCGCTGT encodes the following:
- the LOC132191098 gene encoding toMV resistance protein Tm-2(GCR236)-like yields the protein MGSILDNVVTGLIESLAGLLRDEAKFLAGVEDTVNSLSGDLDFINSFLKKSEGKRNDEIVRVVVRQIKKVANEAEDIIDDFIVKVAEYRRKCVIRRILHAPAHAMMLRNVGSKIVDIKKRIEEIYNNNKEMYGIERDEATVNAFEEEAMQRLRREVEEDDVVGFDHDSTTLVDQLTKGDPKLDVISIIGMGGLGKTTLARKIYNKLSVKGHFDSYVWVTVSQDFRIMELLLEIVKELRIKLEKNSDKSVDGLKKTLLEHLKEKRYLIVMDDIWRTEVWDKVKSIFPNCFNGSRILITSRNREVALLASDLRPYPLPLLNQDDSWELLKKKVFRNGVCPPELVIPGRQIAEGCKGLPLSIVVLAGLLAKREKSFHIWSKYVDHVTSLDTDMCQKVLSLSYTDLPRRLKQCFLYFGVYPEDFEIPVKFLMHLWVAEGFIEHNDHRYPEDVAEIYLEELIDRSLIQVARRRSDGGVRTCRIHDLLREFCIKESAEEMFFAVHSYNRSLPNNCRRLSIQVNNAKQYITDNPSIPTSARSLFFFVDDGTVSLKWVQKKFKFLRVLNVQKVATRELGGSIAKFIHLRYLTIRFSSDTTVFPDSIFKLTNLETLYVEGNTSVQCLPKGIFKLKCLRNLYLPGWGDGFYSGCLFEPCDSEEALGKLQVLSGATIYYDPQNRIFPAILEKFPNVRKLKTRIVDKKHRGDGKEVLYIPSLHHLAHLEILHITSDGDDNDRTRMSTSRFTCSRNSFPARITKLTLTGVVLKVECVTVLGQLPSLRILKLEEANPRLSDESIHPTRTIEIDQFAIYGGDRMWKFG